The DNA region ACTATCAATCAAATCATTGAACAACAAACAGAAAAACCCTTGCTTGGCTTATTTGGTACCGAGAAAATCAATGTACTGAAATTGAACCTTGCATTGGATGATTTAAAATAAACAAGATGAAAAAGACCTTTTTAGCAATACTATCAATTATCGCATTGAACAGTTTTGCACAAACCGACAGCACAAAAAATCCAATTTCAATAAGTGGCTACATTGAAACCTATTATAGTTATGATTTTGCCAATCCATCAGATCATAACCGCCCTGGTTTTGTGTACTCACACAACAGACACAATGAAGTAAATCTGAATTTAGGTTTCATAAAGGCTGCTTATGCAACCGATAAAGTAAGAGCCAATTTGGCTCTGATGGCAGGAACTTATGCCAACGCAAACCTTGCAGCCGAACCCGGAGTTTTGAAAAATATATTTGAAGCTAATGCAGGAATAAAAATATCAAAGAAGAAAAACTTGTGGGTAGATGCGGGTATATTTGCATCACATATTGGTTTTGAAAGTGCAATCGGAAAAGACTGTTGGAATTTAACAAGAAGTATTTTGGCTGATAACTCGCCCTATTACGAAAGTGGCGTTAAAGTATCATACACCACCGACAATGATAAGTGGTTTTTAAGCGGATTAATTTTGAACGGTTGGCAACGCATCCAAAGAGTAAACGGCAACAATACGCCTGCATTTGGACATCAACTTACATTCAAACCCAATTCAAAAGTTACATTAAATAGCAGTTCATTTGTGGGTAGCGACACTCCGGACAGCACAAGGCAAATGCGATACTTTCATAATTTCTACGGCCAATTTCAATTAACTGAAAAATTTGGGATGATACTTGGCTTTGACATCGGAGCACAACAAAAGAATAAAAACAGTAACGACTACAATACTTGGTATTCGCCTGTTTTAATAGTGAAATATGCACCTTCTGAAAAGATTAGTATCGCTGCACGGGGTGAATATTACTCTGACGCTAATGGTGTAATTATTAGCACAGGAACACTCAATGGATTTCAAACCTACGGCTATTCATTAAACCTTGACTACCAAATTATAAATAATGTGGTTTGGAGAATTGAAGGCAGGGGCTTTACAAGTAAGGATAAAATATTTACCTTAAACGACAATCAAAGTTCTCAAAATTATTTTCTGACAACTGCATTAGCAATTTCGTTTTAAATGAGTGATAAAGATAAAACTGTTCAGCATTTTCTTGACCTGATTAAAAAGTCAAGACGTGGAAAGTTTAAAGTTTACATTGGAATGAGTGCGGGTGTAGGCAAAACTTTCCGCATGTTGCAGGAAGCCCGAACATTGCTCAAAAATGGCATTGATGTGAAGATTGGTTTTATTGAAACCCACAACAGAAAAGAAACCCACGAACTTTTAGAAGGCCTGCCTATCATCCCCCGTAGGAAACTATTTTACAAGGGCAAGGAATTGGAAGAAATGGACGTTCAGGCAATTATCAATCTTCGCCCCGAAGTGGTCATCGTTGACGAGTTAGCACATACCAATATAGAAGGCAGCAAAAACGAAAAACGTTGGCAGGATGTTTTAGACATTCTTTCGGCAGGCATCAATGTAATCTCAGCAATTAATATTCAACACATTGAGAGTTTGAATGAAGAAGTAAAAGAAATTACAGGAGTCGAAGTAAAAGAAAGAGTTCCTGATAGTGTATTGGCTCAGGCAGATGAAGTTGTAAATATTGACTTAACCGCTGATGAATTAATTACCAGATTGAAGGAAGGTAAAATATACCAAGCCGAAAAAATTGAGACAGCACTTCAAAACTTCTTTAAAAGCGACCATATTCTACAACTTAGAGAACTTGCATTAAAAGAAGTCGCTTCACAGGTTGAAAGAAAGGTGGAAACTGAAGTAACCAAACCAAATACGCTAAAACATGAACGATTTTTGGCTTGCATAAGTAGCAATGAAAAAACGGCAAAAACAGTAATTCGCAAAACGGCTCGATTGGCAAATTACTATCATAGCAAATGGTATGTTTTATACGTCCAAACTCCCAACGAAAGTCCCGACAAAATTCCACTTGACAAACAACGGCACTTAATCAACAACTTTAAACTGGCAACTGAATTGGGAGCAGAAATAATCAAAGTAGAAAGCAACACAGTTTCGAAAGCAATAATTGAACAAGCAACCGAACGAAAAATAACAACAATATGCGTTGGTAAGCCACACTTAAATTTGTTGAAAATTATTTTGGCAACAAACGTATTTAATGAACTTCTTAAAAAACTTTCTTCAAACGATATTGATTTAGTTATATTAAGCTAAAAAATGAGACCATTTGGGAAATAGGTAAATAAAGTCTTAATGAATCTCAACTTCTTAATGGTTTAAACATAAATGAAACTATGCGTATTAAAACAAAACTGACTTTGGGTGTAGGTCTTTTGTTCCTGCTAATAATTCTGCTAAGTATCGTTGGTGCTAAATACATCAATGAATTGAAAGCCGATACCGAAAATATTCTAGTGGCAAATTACAACTCCTTAGAATATAGCCGAAACATGCTCCTTGCTTTGGACGAAAGTTCAGAAAAAGCATTGCATAAATTTGACATTAATCTCCAAAATCAGGAGAAAAACATCACGGAAATTGGAGAAAAAGAAACCACTTCAGAAATCAGAAACAACTTTGAACAATATAAATCAAACAAATTTGATAGCTCATTTCAAGCCAGCATCAGGAAAGATATTTTTCGTCTCATGGATATGAACATGCAGGCTATACAGCGAAAAAGTGAAGTTGCTAAAGCAACTGCGGATAAGGCAGTATTTTGGATAGCCATTACCGGAACAATGTGCTTTTTAATAGCTTTTGTTTTGTTGGTTAATCTACCTTCAAACATTGCCAATCCAATAAAAGAACTTACTGAAAGTATTAAGCAAATTGCAGCAAAAAACTATTCCGAAAGGGTACATTTTGAAAGCCACAGCGAGTTTGGACAATTGGCAAAGTCGTTCAATACAATGGCTGAAAAATTAGAAGAATACAACAATAGTAACTTGGCAAAATTGATGATGGAAAAGCGAAGAATTGAAGCCCTCATCAACAATATGCATGATCCTGTAATTGGGCTAGATGAAAACTTAAAAGTCATTTTTGCTAATGAAGAAGCTATAAAAATATCGGGGGTAACGCATACTGAATTGATTGGCAAATTGGCTCAGGAATTGGCTGTCAAAAACGACTTAATTCGTTCTCTTATTCAAGACCTAATGATTGGTGAAACGGACAACGGACATAAACAAGAACCTATCAAAATATTTTCAGAAAATAAAGAAAGCTATTTTGAAAAAGAAACCTTGCATATCTCAATTACGCCAACAGGCGAAGCAAATTCAAGATTAGTAGGTCATGTAATTTTCTTGCGAAATGTAACCACATACAAGGAATTAGATTTTGCCAAGACAAATTTTATTGCAACTGTTTCGCATGAGTTAAAAACCCCTATTTCTTCCATTAAAATGAGTTTGCAATTGTTGGAAAACGAACAAATTGGAAAGCTGAACGATGAACAAAAAAATCTCATTGACAGCATAAAAGATGATGCAAGCCGACTATTGAGAATAACAGGAGAACTGCTAAACATGACACAGGTTGAAAGCGGTAATATCCAACTTTCGATTTTACCATCAGACCCAAAAGAAATATTATTATATGCCATCAATGCTACAAAAACACAGGCAGACCAAAAACAGATAAATTTTGAGATTAATTGTCCTGACAACATTTCCAAAATTCAGGCCGACAACGAAAAAACAGCTTGGGTATTAACTAATCTAATTTCTAATGCAATCAGATATTCATACGACAACGCAACTATTTATTTGGCAATTCAGCAGACATCCAATCAAGTTCAAATTTCTGTTAGGGACACTGGACAAGGCATAGCACCACAGTACAAAGACAAAATTTTTGACCGTTACTTTCGAGTGCCCGGGACAAAAAATGAAGGCACAGGACTTGGACTAGCCATAAGCAAAGAATTTATAGAAGCTCAAAGCGGACGAATTACTGTTGATAGTGAATTTGGAGCAGGAAGTACGTTTACTTTGACACTTAACAAAGCAATATAAGACATCAACGCACACTTGCAAGCACATTGCCAAAGCCGCACAAGCCAAAGCACAAACCAAAGCTTTGTCAAAGAACTTGCAAGTCGCCAACCACAGACAAAAACTTAAAAAAATCCCTACCTTCTGAAATAAAAAATACTCCAATGCACAAGCCGACAGATAAGTTATTCGACATATTTATAACATAGAATAAGTCCATAACATACTGACAAACAAGCGACTGAAAAGAACGCCAGCACCTAACAGCAGTTTTGCGTAATGGGGGTTAACGTGTAAATATTGTAAAAACTTAGGCATACAACCCAATTCAATGTAAAACTGTTTTAGCGAACAAATCCGGTTGATGGAGTTATCGAATGACATATCGGTATTGAAGGATTTGGTCACGGCCTTGCTTGCGAAGGTGGAGGCACTGGAATCCGAGAACGCCGCCCTTCGGGCGGAGAATGCCGAATTGCGTTCGCGCCTGAAGTTGAACAGCAAGAACAGTCACAAGCCGCCGTCGTCAGATGGTTTGTCCAAGAAACCGGGCCTTCCCAAAGAGCCGCCCAAAAAGAGCGGCGGCCAGTTTGGGCACAAAGGCAAGACGCTCAAGATGGTGGACAAGGCGGACCACGTTGTGGTGCACCATGCTCCGTGCTGCCCCTGCTGCTCGAGGGTTTTTTCCCCTGCCGACGTGGTTGAGGTGGTTCAAAAGCGCCAGGTGTTCGATATTCCCACACCCCGCATGGAGGTCACGGAGCACCAGTTGGGCGTGGCGGTCTGTTGTGGCAGGCAGCATTGGGGCAGTTTTCCGCCCGAGGTAGGCCAGCCTGTGCAGTACGGTTCCCGGATCAAGGCCCTGAGCGTCCTGTTGAACAACGACTACAAACTGCCGCTGGAGAAAATCGAGCAACTCATGGGCGACCTGTGGGGCTGTTCGTTCAACGAAAGCACCGCCCTGACGGCCAACGCTGGCATGTGCCAAGCCCTCGAGCCGATTGAGGAACAAATCAAAACGGCGGTTTTGGCCTCCGATGTGGTTCATTTTGATGAAACGGGCATGCGGGTGGAGAAAAAACTCCACTGGTTCCATGTCGCCTCCACCGCGTGGTTCACCTACCTGTTCGTCCATAAAAAACGGGGCAGGGAGGCGCTGGAGAGCGAGGGTTCGCTGCTCAAGGATTTTCAGAGCCGAGCCGTGCACGACTGCTGGGAGCCTTATTTCGGCTTCAAGCAGTGCCAACATGCGCTGTGCGGCGCCCACCTGCTGCGCGAACTGACCCACCTGATGGAAAACGGCTCCAAATGGGCAACCCAGATGCACCGGTTCCTGCTCGACCTTTATCGTGACAGCCAAAAAGCGCTCGCCATCGTGGCCGACAGGCAGTGTTGGGAGCGGGAGTTCCGGCATATCTGCCAGTTGGCCGACCGGGAAGAACCGCCGCCCAAGCAGGGCAAGAGAGGCAAGCCCAAGAACTCAAAAGGCCGAAACCTGCTCAACCGCCTGCTCGAACACCAGGACAGGTGGCTTGCCTTTGCCTTTGTCGAAGGCGTCCCGTTTTCCAACAATCAGGCCGAGCGCGACATCCGCTGCCTGAAAACCAAGCAGAAGGTGGCCACCAATTTCCAGACCTTCAAAGGTGCGCAGCACCATGCGCGCATCCAATCCTTCACCTCAACCCTTCGCAAACATTCAATGAACGTGTTCCAGAACCTGATTCATGCTTTTGATAGAAATCCTATCGTCTTTCAGGCTGGCTAAGTTTTTACCAAACGCAAACAACTCGCCGTCCTCATGCGAAAAAGCGGAGTTGTTCTGCGGGAAATCTATGTCCTTCATCACCGAACTGCTGTCAATCTGCAAACTGCCGTCGGAAAAAGTCAGGATACTGTGGCCGTAAATGTCACCAAACCCGGGATAGCCCAGCACCCAGGTATTGTCGTGCAGTTGGGAGAAGAGGTGTAGAGGGAGCAGCAAGCCGACTATGGCAAAAAATATCGCTTTCATGTTCAAAAACAAAAAAGCCTGCTCGTGGCGCGGTAATGCCACGAGCAGGAGTGAGGAAAATTTTAGCGCGAAATCACAAACTTGACGGGCTGAAACGTTTGCCCGGCAGTACTGACCAAACAGAAATAAACGCCCGGCGCAAGCCTCGAAGCATCGAGCGCGAGGTTGCCGTCGGCGGTGGCGAGGCTGCGCTCCAGCATCGTCCGCCCCGAAATATCGGCGACGCGCAGGCGCACTTCCTGCTCCGCTTCCATGCCCGGCAGGTACAGTTGGAGCCGTCCGTCGGTCGGGTTGGGCCACAGCAGCACCTGCGCCGTTTGCCGTGCCGGGTCGCTGGTAGCCGACACGCCGAGGTACAGCGTCTTGCAGTGCGTGTCCGAGCCGTATTGATTGCTTACGGTAAGGCGCACCTGATACACGTCCGGCTTGGGAAACTGATGCGTCGGGTGCCGCTCCGTGCTGCCCGCCGACCCATCGCCAAAGTCCCACGACCAACTGGCCGGTTCGTAGTACGACAAGTCGGTGAACGCCACGGCGAGTGCGTCGAGGGTGTCCTGCTCGTAGCGGTACCATGCCTTAGGGTGGTTGTTCAGTCCCAGCGTGTCGCAGGGCGAGCCGTCCAAGGGGCCGAGGCGGTAGTTGGGGAAGTTGGGCACGGAGAAATCGTTGTACTTGTATAGTTGGATGCCGCGCTGTTGGTATTGGCAGTCCATGCCCTCCTCGTCGGGGCGGTGGATGACGTGCAGGTAGCGGGTGCCGTTGGTGGCGGAGGAGTAGATTTTGCCGTCAGGGGCGAGTTGCATCATGTAGAAGGTGACCTGGAAGGGATCGGTGAAGCCGTCATAGACAGCCACTACCTTGCGGCTGGCGGGGATGTCGGCGGCATGGAGGTCGTATTGAAAGGCGGTGTCGCGTTTGTTGTTGTATAGGTAGCGGGAATTTGGGGAGATGGCAACGCCGCCATAGTCCCCTTTCCCTTCAATTCGAATTTGATTTGTCAGATAACCAGTACATCTGTCAAAATCAAAAATGTCTAAATGTGAGCCAATCGTATCAAAAGAAAATGCGCTATAAGCTGCATATCTTTGTCCATCTGGACTAAAAACGCTACTCCCTGCACCATTTCGAATAATCTTTTCTACTTCAGACAAGCCCAAATTATGAATACCACTAGGGTCTATCAAAATTCGATAATAAAGGCTGCTATTTCTTTGGAACGCTAACACCCACCAATCTCTCCCATTTGCGTGGCGGACTGTGTGCAATTTTCCTAATGTTAAAGTGTCATGAACAACAGGTATCTTTCGATTGACGACCTTTCCCAGTTCATTATTTCCCTTCATGTCAATTAATGCAGCAGTAACATCAAATGATACTCTGTCCGTCACAAAATTGTTGTTGTTTAGAAGATACCTGTTACTCATATAAAGTAATATAAGGCTGTCTTCATGACCGGGATATCGCAAAAAAACTGACCCTTGCACCAGAAAATCAAAGGATAGATAATACCCGGAAGCGAAATCAATCTCTTCGTGCATATCCCCGCCATTTTCCACATCCTGTACAAAAGTCTTGTTTCGGATATGCAATCCATTAAAAAATGCAAACAATTCGCCGTTCTCATCAGAAAAGGCTGAGTTGTTTTGAGGAAACTCCATATCATTCATCACTGAACTGCTATCAATCTGCAAACTGCCGTCGGTGAAGGTCAGGATGCTGTGGCCAAGAGTGGGGTCATATCCTCCAAGTGCTGGGTAGCCTAGTATCCAGGTATTGTCGTGCAGTTGGGAGAAGAGGTGTAGAGGGAGCAGCAAGCCGACTATGGCAAAAAATATCACTTTCATGTTCAAAAACAAAAAAGCCTGCTCGTGGCGCGGTAATGCCACGAGCAGGAGTGAGGAAAATTTTAGCGCGAAATCACAAACTTGACGGGCTGAAACGTTTGCCCGGCAGTACTGACCAAACAGAAATAAACGCCCGGCGCAAGCCTCGAAGCATCGAGCGCGAGGTTGCCGTCGGCGGTGGCGAGGCTGCGCTCCAGCATCGTCCGCCCCGAAATATCGGCGACGCGCAGGCGCACTTCCTGCCCCGCTTCCATGCC from Saprospiraceae bacterium includes:
- a CDS encoding porin; translated protein: MKKTFLAILSIIALNSFAQTDSTKNPISISGYIETYYSYDFANPSDHNRPGFVYSHNRHNEVNLNLGFIKAAYATDKVRANLALMAGTYANANLAAEPGVLKNIFEANAGIKISKKKNLWVDAGIFASHIGFESAIGKDCWNLTRSILADNSPYYESGVKVSYTTDNDKWFLSGLILNGWQRIQRVNGNNTPAFGHQLTFKPNSKVTLNSSSFVGSDTPDSTRQMRYFHNFYGQFQLTEKFGMILGFDIGAQQKNKNSNDYNTWYSPVLIVKYAPSEKISIAARGEYYSDANGVIISTGTLNGFQTYGYSLNLDYQIINNVVWRIEGRGFTSKDKIFTLNDNQSSQNYFLTTALAISF
- a CDS encoding universal stress protein; its protein translation is MSDKDKTVQHFLDLIKKSRRGKFKVYIGMSAGVGKTFRMLQEARTLLKNGIDVKIGFIETHNRKETHELLEGLPIIPRRKLFYKGKELEEMDVQAIINLRPEVVIVDELAHTNIEGSKNEKRWQDVLDILSAGINVISAINIQHIESLNEEVKEITGVEVKERVPDSVLAQADEVVNIDLTADELITRLKEGKIYQAEKIETALQNFFKSDHILQLRELALKEVASQVERKVETEVTKPNTLKHERFLACISSNEKTAKTVIRKTARLANYYHSKWYVLYVQTPNESPDKIPLDKQRHLINNFKLATELGAEIIKVESNTVSKAIIEQATERKITTICVGKPHLNLLKIILATNVFNELLKKLSSNDIDLVILS
- a CDS encoding HAMP domain-containing protein — its product is MRIKTKLTLGVGLLFLLIILLSIVGAKYINELKADTENILVANYNSLEYSRNMLLALDESSEKALHKFDINLQNQEKNITEIGEKETTSEIRNNFEQYKSNKFDSSFQASIRKDIFRLMDMNMQAIQRKSEVAKATADKAVFWIAITGTMCFLIAFVLLVNLPSNIANPIKELTESIKQIAAKNYSERVHFESHSEFGQLAKSFNTMAEKLEEYNNSNLAKLMMEKRRIEALINNMHDPVIGLDENLKVIFANEEAIKISGVTHTELIGKLAQELAVKNDLIRSLIQDLMIGETDNGHKQEPIKIFSENKESYFEKETLHISITPTGEANSRLVGHVIFLRNVTTYKELDFAKTNFIATVSHELKTPISSIKMSLQLLENEQIGKLNDEQKNLIDSIKDDASRLLRITGELLNMTQVESGNIQLSILPSDPKEILLYAINATKTQADQKQINFEINCPDNISKIQADNEKTAWVLTNLISNAIRYSYDNATIYLAIQQTSNQVQISVRDTGQGIAPQYKDKIFDRYFRVPGTKNEGTGLGLAISKEFIEAQSGRITVDSEFGAGSTFTLTLNKAI
- a CDS encoding IS66 family transposase, with the translated sequence MELSNDISVLKDLVTALLAKVEALESENAALRAENAELRSRLKLNSKNSHKPPSSDGLSKKPGLPKEPPKKSGGQFGHKGKTLKMVDKADHVVVHHAPCCPCCSRVFSPADVVEVVQKRQVFDIPTPRMEVTEHQLGVAVCCGRQHWGSFPPEVGQPVQYGSRIKALSVLLNNDYKLPLEKIEQLMGDLWGCSFNESTALTANAGMCQALEPIEEQIKTAVLASDVVHFDETGMRVEKKLHWFHVASTAWFTYLFVHKKRGREALESEGSLLKDFQSRAVHDCWEPYFGFKQCQHALCGAHLLRELTHLMENGSKWATQMHRFLLDLYRDSQKALAIVADRQCWEREFRHICQLADREEPPPKQGKRGKPKNSKGRNLLNRLLEHQDRWLAFAFVEGVPFSNNQAERDIRCLKTKQKVATNFQTFKGAQHHARIQSFTSTLRKHSMNVFQNLIHAFDRNPIVFQAG
- a CDS encoding PKD domain-containing protein; this translates as MKVIFFAIVGLLLPLHLFSQLHDNTWILGYPALGGYDPTLGHSILTFTDGSLQIDSSSVMNDMEFPQNNSAFSDENGELFAFFNGLHIRNKTFVQDVENGGDMHEEIDFASGYYLSFDFLVQGSVFLRYPGHEDSLILLYMSNRYLLNNNNFVTDRVSFDVTAALIDMKGNNELGKVVNRKIPVVHDTLTLGKLHTVRHANGRDWWVLAFQRNSSLYYRILIDPSGIHNLGLSEVEKIIRNGAGSSVFSPDGQRYAAYSAFSFDTIGSHLDIFDFDRCTGYLTNQIRIEGKGDYGGVAISPNSRYLYNNKRDTAFQYDLHAADIPASRKVVAVYDGFTDPFQVTFYMMQLAPDGKIYSSATNGTRYLHVIHRPDEEGMDCQYQQRGIQLYKYNDFSVPNFPNYRLGPLDGSPCDTLGLNNHPKAWYRYEQDTLDALAVAFTDLSYYEPASWSWDFGDGSAGSTERHPTHQFPKPDVYQVRLTVSNQYGSDTHCKTLYLGVSATSDPARQTAQVLLWPNPTDGRLQLYLPGMEAEQEVRLRVADISGRTMLERSLATADGNLALDASRLAPGVYFCLVSTAGQTFQPVKFVISR